The segment GCTGGGTTTGTAGTTGTATTcggttgttgaattggtcGCTCAACATTCGAATGCTCGAATCGTATTGATCTTGTACACGTTGTATTGAGGCTGTACTATCggtttgttgttttgcaatttcatGAGCTTTCCGTTTCATCCATTCATTGGTTTGTGCAGATATGAGTTTGTACATCACATTCACGTCATCTCGACTAGGAGGTTTAGCGACTCTTGGTCCAATTggttcaattgttgcatcGCTCACTGGATATTTGACTAAAACTTGTGTTGACGCAGAACCACCTGGGTACTCCAATTCATCGGGCAAAGCAAACCTCATTTGATTGTAATTCGGTTCAATATAGTGTTGGTAGTACTAATGTTGATGTAAATTGATATCTCAAAGTCTTTTGGGTGAAGCCAAAAAAAATCTACATACACAAAAACCAACTTAGGAATagaatttttgaaaatttttacTTCAACCAGTAGAGTCTACCCACAACCAACCCGTCAATGAACAGGACATTTGTACGTCAGCTCTCTCTGTCGAGCATACTATTTAGGCCAGGATATTCCACAGTAAATCCAGTACATCATTTGGTCAATGTCGAGAAAtctaaattgaaaccaggcttgcaaaacttgttgttgcCAGCCGACGATATCAGATCAGTAAAGTTCAAACCTACGGAAATATGTCAGGATAGGGTTGCCGATTATTATAACAACACAATTCAATCTGATTTACTTTTACATTTTTATGATCACGATGCTGAAGTTATCGAGGGAAACAAGAGAAGATCGTGGGGAACTGATTCACCATATAAAGTTTATCGTTCATCAAGAAACCCACGTGGTGGTACAAGATCAACCAAGAACAAGTACCCAATAACCAGCAAAAATGTGCCTGAAATCAAAAGCGTGGTTGTGCATTCATATAACAAATATGCTTTGGAGCATCCATGGCTAAACATCTCCACCAGACTTCAATTATCTGTAATCACCAACGTCAAAGCCAAacaaatattcaacaaatcaaacattttGCCATGGAAAGTGAGAGTAGGTAGACCATGTGGTGGAAAAGTTGAGCTTTATGATAGAGATAtgaatcaatttatcaGCACATTGACTGAATTGGTATTACCAAGAATCAGAGCTTTCAAAGGTATAAGGTTTAGTTCTGGTGACAAAAATGGGAATATCAGTTTTGGCCTTACTTCAGAAGatgttcaattgtttccggagttggaaaattttcaagaattgtttccaaatttaaATGGTATTCATATTACTTTCAAAACAACTGCACAAGATGACTCGCAAGCAAAGACGCTATTAAGTGCCTATGGGTTTCCATTTTCTAAGGAGTAAGGAAGGTCATGTGTGTATATACCCTTGTAAATATATAATAGACTGAAAGAGTTGAATCTGCAAgacaaaaagagaaatcGCACTTCTATGTAAAGCTTTCTTCACTCGCTCATACTACAACAATGGCCAACAATCAATCCCAAAGTAANNNNNNNNNNNNNNNNNNNNNNNNNNNNNNNNNNNNNNNNNNNNNNNNNNNNNNNNNNNNNNNNNNNNNNNNNNNNNNNNNNNNNNNNNNNNNNNNNNNNNNNNNNNNNNNNNNNNNNNNNNNNNNNNNNNNNNNNNNNNNNNNNNNNNNNNNNNNNNNNNNNNNNNNNNNNNNNNNNNNNNNNNNNNNNNNNNNNNNNNNNNNNNNNNNNNNNNNNNNNNNNNNNNNNNNNNNNNNNNNNNNNNNNNNNNNNNNNNNNNNNNNNNNNNNNNNNNNNNNNNNNNNNNNNNNNNNNNNNNNNNNNNNNNNNNNNNNNNNNNNNNNNNNNNNNNNNNNNNNNNNNNNNNNNNNNNNNNNNNNNNNNNNNNNNNNNNNNNNNNNNNNNNNNNNNNNNNNNNNNNNNNNNNNNNNNNNNNNNNNNNNNNNNNNNNNNNNNNNNNNNNNNNNNNNNNNNNNNNNNNNNNNNNNNNNNNNNNNNNNNNNNNNNNNNNNNNNNNNNNNNNNNNNNNNNNNNNNNNNNNNNNNNNNNNNNNNNNNNNNNNNNNNNNNNNNNNNNNNNNNNNNNNNNNNNNNNNNNNNNNNNNNNNNNNNNNNNNNNNNNNNNNNNNNNNNNNNNNNNNNNNNNNNNNNNNNNNNNNNNNNNNNNNNNNNNNNNNNNNNNNNNNNNNNNNNNNNNNNNNNNNNNNNNNNNNNNNNNNNNNNNNNNNNNNNNNNNNNNNNNNNNNNNNNNNNNNNNNNNNNNNNNNNNNNNNNNNNNNNNNNNNNNNNNNNNNNNN is part of the Candida orthopsilosis Co 90-125, chromosome 2 draft sequence genome and harbors:
- a CDS encoding Mrpl7 protein (S. cerevisiae homolog MRPL7 is structural constituent of mitochondrial large ribosomal subunit) — protein: MNRTFVRQLSSSSILFRPGYSTVNPVHHLVNVEKSKLKPGLQNLLLPADDIRSVKFKPTEICQDRVADYYNNTIQSDLLLHFYDHDAEVIEGNKRRSWGTDSPYKVYRSSRNPRGGTRSTKNKYPITSKNVPEIKSVVVHSYNKYALEHPWLNISTRLQLSVITNVKAKQIFNKSNILPWKVRVGRPCGGKVELYDRDMNQFISTLTELVLPRIRAFKGIRFSSGDKNGNISFGLTSEDVQLFPELENFQELFPNLNGIHITFKTTAQDDSQAKTLLSAYGFPFSKE